In Musa acuminata AAA Group cultivar baxijiao chromosome BXJ2-3, Cavendish_Baxijiao_AAA, whole genome shotgun sequence, the following proteins share a genomic window:
- the LOC103977323 gene encoding agamous-like MADS-box protein AGL80 codes for MARKKVKLEWIVNGTARKATFKKRKKGLMKKVSELSTLCDVKACMIIYGPDEPHADVWPSVPDAMRVLARLKRLPETEQSKKMMNQEALMRQRIRKLQEQLQKQDKENRELETALLMHQCLSGRSLHDVAIEDVTALAWMTEMNMKKVRERIEDAALKSAQKVKEEKPVVNDKGKTPMSAAATEELPRQDWFAGAMDLSELMISRNDDHKNTWLNSYYPMD; via the coding sequence ATGGCGAGGAAGAAGGTGAAGCTGGAGTGGATCGTCAACGGCACCGCAAGAAAGGCCACGttcaagaagaggaagaagggtctGATGAAGAAGGTGAGCGAGCTGAGCACGCTGTGCGACGTCAAGGCGTGCATGATCATCTACGGGCCCGACGAGCCGCATGCGGACGTGTGGCCGTCGGTGCCGGACGCCATGCGCGTGCTTGCGAGGCTGAAACGGCTGCCGGAGACGGAGCAGAGCAAGAAGATGATGAACCAGGAGGCCCTGATGCGCCAGCGGATCAGGAAGCTGCAGGAGCAGCTCCAGAAGCAGGACAAGGAGAACCGGGAGCTGGAGACGGCGCTCCTGATGCACCAGTGCTTGTCAGGAAGGAGCTTGCACGACGTCGCCATCGAGGATGTGACGGCCCTGGCGTGGATGACTGAGATGAACATGAAGAAGGTGAGAGAGAGGATAGAAGATGCAGCATTAAAAAGTGCGCAGAAAGTCAAGGAGGAGAAACCGGTGGTGAACGACAAGGGGAAGACGCCGATGTCGGCGGCGGCCACGGAGGAACTCCCACGGCAGGATTGGTTTGCAGGGGCGATGGACCTCAGCGAGCTGATGATAAGCAGAAATGATGACCACAAGAACACTTGGCTGAATAGTTACTACCCTATGGATTAA